One stretch of Meiothermus sp. QL-1 DNA includes these proteins:
- the rimP gene encoding ribosome maturation factor RimP, with the protein MAQKALAPLGYDVLEAGLRTAGRSKVFLVRIERRDEAPVSVGDLERASQALSSLLDQHDPIQGRYLLQVESPGPERPLLTARHFERFMGLRVRVRTPEGPFTARIKGVAGDEVELELENREIRKLRLNSFKANLAEWPERPR; encoded by the coding sequence ATGGCCCAGAAAGCCCTGGCCCCGCTCGGCTACGACGTGCTGGAAGCGGGGCTTCGGACAGCAGGGCGCTCCAAAGTCTTCCTCGTGCGCATTGAGCGCCGGGACGAAGCACCCGTGAGCGTAGGGGACCTCGAGCGGGCCAGCCAGGCCCTTTCGAGCCTCCTCGACCAGCACGACCCCATCCAGGGGCGATACCTGCTCCAGGTGGAGTCCCCCGGCCCCGAGCGGCCCCTTTTGACCGCCCGCCACTTTGAGCGCTTCATGGGCCTGAGGGTCCGGGTGCGAACCCCTGAGGGGCCCTTCACCGCCCGGATTAAGGGGGTAGCAGGGGATGAAGTGGAGCTCGAGCTGGAAAACCGGGAGATCCGCAAGCTGCGGCTCAACAGCTTCAAAGCCAACCTAGCTGAATGGCCGGAGCGGCCCAGATAA
- the nusA gene encoding transcription termination factor NusA: MKKEFIDALAQVAHERGVTAEELIANFEEALRLAYLRQKGFRTKDVEEEGKGPLVEVHLDPQQGSLEVLEIKRVVEKVQDPDKEIDLATARQYDPEVAVGEEMEFPIDPKEFSLIALQIAKQVLTQRLKEAERTRVYNEYKDKEGEVLTGTVARVDNRGNVYVELGRGEALMPPKEQIPTERYHPGQRIKVYLKQVQRSSKGPSLVVSRAHEELLRYLLRQEVPEIAEGIVEVKAIAREPGSRSKVAVMSHNPNVDPIGACIGHKGQRIQSVSAELGRERVDIIQWSSSPKEFIRNALSPATVGEITLETGEDGKARARVVVAKDQHSLAIGKAGQNVRLASRLTGYEIDFEEAEEITDLDAAFLKAAEKEEALRVSQDAKNRFESLFKDSE; encoded by the coding sequence GTGAAAAAGGAATTCATAGACGCCCTAGCCCAGGTCGCCCACGAGCGCGGGGTCACCGCCGAAGAGCTCATCGCCAACTTCGAGGAGGCCCTGAGGCTGGCCTACCTGCGGCAGAAGGGGTTCCGCACCAAGGACGTGGAGGAGGAGGGCAAGGGACCTCTGGTAGAGGTCCACCTAGACCCGCAGCAGGGCAGCCTGGAGGTGCTCGAAATCAAGCGGGTGGTGGAGAAGGTCCAGGACCCCGACAAGGAGATCGACCTGGCCACGGCCCGGCAGTACGACCCCGAGGTCGCGGTGGGCGAGGAGATGGAGTTCCCCATAGACCCGAAGGAGTTCAGCCTCATCGCCCTGCAAATCGCCAAACAGGTGCTCACCCAGCGCCTCAAGGAGGCCGAGCGCACCCGGGTCTACAACGAGTACAAGGACAAGGAAGGCGAGGTGCTCACCGGCACCGTGGCCCGGGTGGACAACCGCGGCAACGTCTACGTGGAGCTCGGGCGGGGCGAGGCCCTGATGCCCCCCAAGGAGCAGATCCCCACCGAGCGCTACCACCCTGGCCAGCGCATCAAGGTCTACCTCAAGCAGGTCCAGCGCTCCTCCAAAGGCCCCAGCCTGGTGGTCTCCCGCGCCCACGAGGAACTCCTGCGCTACCTGCTGCGACAGGAGGTGCCCGAGATTGCCGAGGGCATCGTGGAGGTCAAGGCCATCGCGCGCGAACCGGGCAGCCGCAGCAAGGTAGCGGTGATGAGCCACAACCCCAACGTGGACCCCATCGGGGCCTGCATCGGCCACAAGGGTCAGCGCATCCAGTCGGTCTCGGCAGAGCTGGGACGCGAGCGGGTGGACATCATCCAGTGGAGCTCCAGCCCCAAAGAGTTCATCCGCAACGCCCTCTCGCCGGCCACGGTGGGCGAGATTACCCTGGAGACCGGGGAGGACGGCAAGGCCCGGGCCCGGGTGGTGGTGGCCAAGGACCAGCACTCCTTGGCCATCGGCAAGGCGGGGCAGAACGTCCGCCTAGCCTCCAGGCTCACCGGCTACGAGATTGACTTTGAGGAGGCCGAGGAAATCACCGACCTCGATGCGGCCTTCCTCAAAGCAGCCGAGAAGGAGGAGGCCCTCAGGGTCTCGCAGGACGCCAAGAACCGCTTCGAGAGCCTGTTCAAGGACAGCGAGTAA
- a CDS encoding YlxR family protein, with protein MPASKHIPFRQCVACRARRPKRELLRIVLTQAGPVIDPTGRRPGRGAYVCPDRPECWAEKKLRRLAGARAAELSLALQALLKDLANPDHSKGGAHGQDPNLSARQRAGDEQRGAT; from the coding sequence ATGCCTGCCTCCAAGCACATCCCCTTCCGCCAGTGCGTGGCCTGCCGTGCGCGCAGGCCCAAACGCGAGCTGCTGCGAATCGTGCTGACCCAGGCAGGCCCGGTGATAGACCCCACGGGACGCAGGCCGGGCCGGGGGGCCTATGTCTGTCCCGACAGACCCGAGTGCTGGGCAGAAAAGAAGCTGCGCCGACTGGCTGGGGCCAGGGCTGCCGAGCTTTCCCTGGCCTTACAGGCCCTGCTCAAAGACCTGGCCAACCCAGACCACTCCAAAGGAGGTGCACATGGCCAAGATCCGAATCTATCAGCTCGCCAAAGAGCTGGGGATGAACAACGAGGAGCTACTTAA
- the infB gene encoding translation initiation factor IF-2: MAKIRIYQLAKELGMNNEELLKLLDEMGVTYKSHASTLEEDTAQAVKELIGEQRVAEAARRAEEARKAIPRRPPVVVIMGHVDHGKTSLLDYLRKSRIAEKEAGGITQHVGAFEVKTEGGTVVFIDTPGHEAFTTIRQRGAKVADIAVIVIAATEGVMPQTKEAIAHAKAAGAKIIYAANKMDLPGADLNRVYQDLMQLGIVPVAYGGDAEVLPISAKTGQGVPELLETILLMAELEDLRADPKAEAQGVILESRMDKQAGVLVSLLVQQGTLRVGDYVVAGEHWGKIRAMSDADGKRRNEAGPGSAVQVLGFSELPTAGETFTWVPDQVAAKEITEERVEERQARRQAETSRVRNLADLMRRMREDEREINLILRADTQGSLEAIQNILAKESNEKVRINILLAAVGAPSESDVLLASTAEGAILSFNVNPSGSVRKMAEQKGVPLQSFRIIYELIDEIRRMVKGQQEPVFKEEVLGTAEVRAIFRLSRGTVAGCMVTSGKITRSADIRVLRKGKEIWRGKIESLKRLKDDVREVSQGFECGVMLEGFADFQEGDILEASQQVEVTAG; the protein is encoded by the coding sequence ATGGCCAAGATCCGAATCTATCAGCTCGCCAAAGAGCTGGGGATGAACAACGAGGAGCTACTTAAGCTCCTGGACGAGATGGGCGTGACCTACAAGTCGCACGCCAGCACGCTAGAGGAAGACACCGCCCAAGCCGTCAAGGAACTCATCGGCGAACAGCGTGTGGCCGAGGCGGCCCGCCGGGCTGAGGAGGCCCGCAAAGCCATCCCCCGCCGCCCACCGGTGGTGGTGATTATGGGCCACGTGGACCACGGTAAGACCAGCCTGCTGGACTACCTGCGCAAAAGCCGCATCGCCGAGAAGGAGGCTGGCGGCATCACCCAGCACGTGGGGGCCTTTGAGGTCAAAACCGAAGGCGGCACGGTGGTCTTCATCGACACCCCGGGCCACGAGGCCTTCACCACCATCCGCCAGCGCGGGGCCAAGGTGGCCGATATTGCGGTAATTGTGATTGCCGCGACGGAAGGGGTTATGCCCCAGACCAAAGAGGCCATCGCCCACGCCAAAGCCGCAGGGGCCAAGATCATCTACGCTGCCAACAAGATGGACCTGCCCGGGGCCGACCTCAACCGGGTTTATCAGGACCTGATGCAGCTGGGTATCGTCCCGGTGGCCTATGGGGGGGACGCCGAGGTGCTGCCGATATCGGCCAAAACCGGCCAGGGCGTCCCCGAGCTTTTGGAGACCATCTTGCTCATGGCCGAGCTGGAGGACCTGCGGGCCGACCCCAAGGCCGAGGCCCAGGGGGTGATCCTGGAGTCGCGCATGGACAAGCAGGCTGGGGTACTGGTGAGCCTGCTGGTGCAGCAGGGCACCCTGCGGGTGGGTGACTATGTGGTGGCGGGGGAGCACTGGGGCAAGATCCGGGCCATGTCGGATGCCGACGGCAAGCGGCGGAACGAGGCCGGCCCCGGCAGCGCGGTGCAGGTGCTGGGCTTTTCCGAGCTGCCCACCGCTGGGGAGACCTTTACCTGGGTACCCGACCAGGTAGCGGCCAAGGAGATCACCGAGGAGCGGGTAGAGGAGCGCCAGGCCAGACGCCAGGCTGAGACCAGCCGGGTGCGCAACCTAGCCGACCTGATGCGGCGAATGCGCGAGGATGAACGGGAAATCAACCTGATTCTCCGGGCCGACACCCAAGGCTCCCTGGAGGCCATCCAGAACATCCTGGCCAAGGAGTCAAACGAGAAGGTGCGCATAAACATCCTGCTGGCCGCGGTGGGGGCCCCCAGCGAATCGGACGTGCTGCTGGCCTCTACTGCGGAGGGGGCCATCCTCTCTTTCAACGTGAATCCCAGCGGCTCGGTGCGGAAGATGGCCGAGCAAAAGGGGGTACCCCTGCAAAGCTTCCGCATCATCTACGAGCTCATCGACGAGATTCGCCGGATGGTCAAGGGGCAACAGGAGCCGGTCTTCAAGGAAGAGGTTCTGGGTACGGCCGAGGTGCGGGCCATCTTCCGGCTCTCCCGGGGAACCGTGGCGGGGTGCATGGTAACTTCGGGGAAGATCACCCGCAGCGCGGACATCCGGGTGCTGCGCAAGGGCAAGGAAATCTGGCGCGGCAAGATCGAGAGCCTGAAGCGCCTCAAGGACGATGTGCGCGAGGTGAGCCAGGGGTTCGAGTGCGGGGTGATGCTCGAGGGCTTCGCCGACTTCCAGGAAGGGGATATCCTGGAGGCGAGCCAGCAGGTTGAGGTCACGGCGGGGTAG
- the secD gene encoding protein translocase subunit SecD yields MNRRWKAIFLIALFLAALVGLFRPWEPRNPQNALLPRDGLIRLGLDLQGGLRITLQAVGQSADAQTARSEIEVARTVIENRVNAIGVAEPLVQIQGSDRIIVELPGLRQDQQQRALDLIGQTARLEFRIVNPGASGLTVAQINEQLRNSGLTGSALAERRAELEKNLYKLEDLGPPLLTGTDLRTASATFDQFGRPQVSMEFTPEGAKKFEEVTRANVNRQLAVVLDGKVYTAPVIRTAIAGGQAVIEGLGSVQEASDIALVLRSGSLPVKLEVAETRAIGPTLGQDAISAGIRAGAIGAVLLFVLLFAYYGFWMGLVAALGLLYTAVLLLAAISLLQATLTLPGIAGLILTLGAAVDGNVLSFERIKEELKLGKKFRQAIPGGFSHSIVTILDVNMCHLLAAAALYQYSTGPVRGFAVMLALGVVTSVFSNLVFSRWLLETIAERREVRPPYWLWGTRIDFLKASRYVTAASLGLAVVAAGVVFVKGFNYGIDFTGGTAFTIRVPENVRAEQIRSFLDGVGIAEIRGAESVITSLSSVSGNEYSVRVRQVSETERIELEKKFQESLGATVLQSETVGPAIGAELRRNTIYAVLIGLALILIYVAFRFDWVFGVASVIAVGHDVAIVAGMYSLLGLEFSIPTVAVLLTIVGFSINDSVIISDRIRENLRLMRGKTYYEVVNTSINQTLSRTLMTSLSTMLPILALLFLGGPVLRDFSLAIFVGFIVGTYSSIYVVSALVVWYKTREARRAKPKAA; encoded by the coding sequence ATGAACCGCCGTTGGAAAGCCATCTTCCTCATCGCCCTTTTTCTAGCCGCCCTGGTGGGCCTCTTCCGCCCCTGGGAGCCGCGCAACCCCCAAAACGCCCTTCTGCCCCGGGATGGGCTGATCCGCCTGGGGCTCGACCTGCAGGGGGGGCTGCGCATTACCCTGCAGGCCGTGGGCCAGAGCGCCGATGCCCAGACCGCCCGCAGCGAGATAGAGGTAGCCCGCACGGTCATCGAGAACCGGGTCAACGCCATCGGGGTGGCCGAGCCTTTGGTGCAGATCCAGGGCAGCGACCGCATCATCGTAGAGCTGCCCGGCCTGAGGCAGGACCAGCAACAACGGGCCCTGGACCTGATCGGACAAACTGCGCGGCTCGAGTTCCGCATCGTGAACCCCGGGGCCAGCGGCCTCACCGTGGCCCAGATTAACGAACAACTGCGCAACTCGGGGCTTACAGGCTCAGCCCTGGCCGAGCGCCGGGCCGAACTGGAGAAGAACCTCTACAAGCTGGAAGACCTGGGCCCCCCCCTTCTTACCGGCACCGACCTGCGCACCGCCAGCGCCACCTTTGACCAGTTTGGCCGTCCGCAGGTCTCCATGGAGTTCACCCCCGAAGGGGCCAAGAAGTTCGAGGAGGTCACCCGGGCCAACGTAAACCGCCAGCTTGCGGTGGTGCTGGACGGCAAGGTCTACACCGCCCCGGTCATCCGCACCGCCATCGCCGGAGGCCAGGCGGTCATCGAGGGCCTGGGCAGCGTGCAGGAGGCCTCGGATATCGCGCTGGTGCTCCGCTCGGGCTCGCTGCCGGTGAAGCTCGAGGTCGCCGAAACCCGCGCCATCGGCCCCACCCTGGGCCAGGACGCCATCAGCGCCGGCATCCGGGCGGGGGCCATCGGGGCTGTGCTGCTCTTTGTGCTCCTCTTCGCTTACTACGGCTTCTGGATGGGGCTGGTGGCCGCCCTCGGCCTGCTCTACACCGCCGTGCTCCTCCTGGCGGCCATCTCCCTTTTGCAAGCCACCCTCACCCTGCCGGGCATCGCCGGGCTGATTCTCACCCTGGGGGCCGCCGTGGACGGCAACGTGCTCTCCTTTGAGCGCATCAAGGAAGAGCTGAAGCTGGGCAAGAAGTTCCGCCAGGCCATTCCGGGAGGCTTCTCCCACTCCATCGTCACCATCCTGGACGTGAACATGTGCCACCTCCTGGCTGCCGCCGCCCTCTACCAGTACAGCACCGGGCCGGTACGGGGCTTTGCGGTGATGCTGGCTTTGGGGGTGGTGACCTCGGTATTTTCCAACCTGGTCTTCAGCCGCTGGTTGCTGGAGACCATCGCCGAGCGGCGCGAGGTCCGCCCCCCCTACTGGCTCTGGGGCACCCGAATCGACTTCCTCAAGGCCAGCCGCTACGTGACCGCAGCCTCCCTGGGCCTGGCGGTGGTGGCGGCCGGGGTGGTCTTCGTGAAGGGCTTCAACTACGGCATCGACTTCACCGGGGGCACCGCCTTCACCATCCGGGTGCCCGAGAACGTGCGCGCCGAGCAGATTCGAAGCTTCCTGGACGGGGTAGGAATTGCTGAGATCCGGGGGGCTGAGTCGGTCATCACCTCGCTTTCCAGCGTCTCGGGCAACGAGTACTCGGTGCGGGTGCGCCAGGTGAGCGAGACCGAGCGGATTGAGCTGGAGAAAAAGTTCCAGGAAAGCCTCGGGGCCACGGTGCTCCAGTCCGAAACAGTGGGGCCGGCCATCGGGGCTGAGCTCAGGCGCAACACCATCTACGCGGTGCTGATAGGCCTGGCGCTCATCCTCATCTACGTGGCCTTCCGCTTCGACTGGGTCTTCGGGGTGGCGAGCGTAATCGCGGTAGGGCACGACGTGGCCATCGTGGCCGGGATGTACAGCCTGCTAGGCCTCGAGTTCTCCATCCCCACCGTGGCGGTACTCCTGACCATTGTGGGCTTCTCCATCAACGACTCGGTGATTATCTCCGACCGCATCCGGGAAAACCTGAGGCTCATGCGGGGTAAGACCTACTACGAGGTGGTGAACACCTCCATCAACCAAACCCTCTCCCGCACCCTCATGACCTCGCTCTCCACCATGCTGCCCATCCTGGCCCTCTTGTTCCTGGGAGGCCCGGTGCTGCGCGATTTCTCTCTGGCCATCTTCGTGGGCTTCATCGTGGGTACCTACTCGTCCATCTACGTGGTCTCGGCCCTGGTGGTCTGGTACAAGACCCGGGAGGCCCGCAGGGCCAAGCCCAAGGCCGCCTAA
- the guaA gene encoding glutamine-hydrolyzing GMP synthase, whose amino-acid sequence MSVVILDFGSQYTRLIARRIRELRAYSVILPGTASLERIQAENPEAIILSGGPASVFDPRSPRPAPGVLEQGWPVLGICYGMQYLAQHFGGRVERAGRREYGKALLTRHEGPLFAGLSGEVQMWMSHSDAVTELPPGWQVVASTEENPIAAIAAPDGRTFGVQFHPEVVHSPKGMQVLENFLELAGVRRDWTPEHTLEGLISEVRARVGTERVLLAVSGGVDSSTLALLLHRALGHQMTAVFVDHGLLRLGERQEVEQALRPLGPALRVVEAQAQFLSALKGVTDPEEKRRVVGREFIRVFEREARALSGQGYRWLAQGTLYPDVIESAGSGEGSANIKSHHNVGGLPPDLEFELLEPFRYLFKDEVRELALLLGLPEPIRLRHPFPGPGLAIRILGEVTPERLDILRRADDIFISALREWNLYDQVAQAAAILTPLQSVGVVGDERSYGYVLALRAVTTVDFMTADWARLPLEFLDQVARRITRQVPEIGRVVYDITSKPPATIEWE is encoded by the coding sequence ATGAGCGTGGTCATCCTCGACTTTGGCTCGCAGTACACCCGCCTTATCGCCCGCCGCATCCGGGAGCTGCGGGCCTACTCGGTCATCCTGCCGGGCACCGCCAGCCTGGAGCGTATCCAGGCCGAAAACCCCGAGGCCATCATCCTCTCCGGTGGGCCGGCCTCGGTCTTCGACCCCCGAAGCCCCAGGCCCGCCCCGGGGGTGCTGGAGCAGGGGTGGCCGGTGCTGGGCATCTGCTACGGCATGCAGTACCTGGCCCAGCACTTTGGCGGCCGGGTGGAGCGGGCGGGGCGGCGGGAGTACGGCAAGGCCCTGCTCACCCGGCATGAGGGGCCCCTCTTCGCGGGGCTCTCGGGCGAGGTGCAGATGTGGATGTCCCACTCCGATGCGGTGACCGAGCTGCCTCCGGGCTGGCAGGTGGTGGCCAGCACCGAGGAGAACCCCATAGCGGCCATCGCCGCCCCCGACGGGCGCACCTTTGGCGTCCAGTTTCACCCCGAGGTGGTGCACAGCCCCAAGGGCATGCAGGTGCTGGAGAACTTTTTGGAGCTGGCCGGCGTGAGGCGAGACTGGACCCCCGAGCACACCCTGGAGGGCCTCATCTCTGAGGTGCGGGCCCGGGTGGGCACGGAGCGGGTTTTGCTGGCGGTCTCGGGGGGGGTAGACTCCTCCACCCTGGCGCTGTTGCTCCACCGTGCCCTTGGCCACCAGATGACTGCGGTCTTCGTGGACCACGGCCTCCTGCGCCTTGGAGAGCGGCAGGAGGTGGAGCAGGCCCTACGGCCTTTGGGCCCGGCCTTGCGCGTGGTGGAGGCCCAGGCCCAGTTCCTCTCAGCCCTCAAGGGGGTCACCGACCCCGAGGAAAAGCGCCGGGTGGTGGGGCGGGAGTTCATCCGGGTCTTCGAGCGGGAGGCCCGGGCTCTTTCCGGCCAGGGCTACCGCTGGCTGGCCCAGGGCACTTTGTACCCCGACGTCATCGAGTCGGCGGGCAGCGGCGAGGGCAGCGCCAACATCAAAAGCCACCACAACGTGGGGGGGCTGCCTCCCGACCTAGAGTTCGAGCTGCTCGAGCCCTTCCGCTACCTCTTCAAGGACGAGGTGCGGGAGCTGGCCTTGCTTCTGGGCCTGCCAGAGCCCATACGGCTGCGCCACCCCTTCCCGGGGCCCGGCCTGGCCATCCGCATCCTGGGCGAGGTGACGCCCGAGCGGCTAGATATCCTGCGCCGCGCCGACGATATCTTCATCTCGGCCCTGCGGGAGTGGAACCTGTACGACCAGGTGGCCCAGGCCGCGGCCATCCTCACCCCCCTGCAAAGCGTAGGGGTGGTAGGGGATGAGCGGAGCTACGGGTACGTGCTGGCCCTGAGGGCGGTGACCACGGTGGACTTCATGACCGCCGACTGGGCCCGGCTGCCCTTGGAGTTCCTGGACCAGGTGGCCCGCAGGATCACCCGCCAGGTGCCCGAGATAGGCCGGGTGGTCTACGACATCACCAGCAAGCCGCCCGCCACCATCGAGTGGGAATAA